The following proteins are co-located in the Streptomyces bottropensis ATCC 25435 genome:
- the chvE gene encoding multiple monosaccharide ABC transporter substrate-binding protein: MRTRRAALAAIASTASLALTLTACGQSGEGGSEDKGGSTEGATIGIAMPTKSSERWIADGKNVVTNLEKMGYKTKLVYGEDDPDQQVGQIENLITQGVKALIVAAIDNKSMNNVLQQAADADIPVISYDRLILGTKNVDYYASFDNEKVGELQGNYILEKLGLKDGSKKGPFNIELFAGSNDDNNTRYFFQGAMNVLQPYIDKKQLVVKSGQTQLNQVTTLRWDGGTAQKRMDDILTSAYKSDPVDAVLSPYDGISIGILSALKSDDYGSKSKPLPIVTGQDAEVASVKSIIAGDQSMTVYKDTRELAKVASNMVDALLKDKKPEVNDTKTYDNGSKVVPAYLLEPVSVDKSNYKETVVDSGYIKESDLK, from the coding sequence ATGCGCACTCGCCGAGCCGCACTCGCCGCCATAGCCTCCACCGCCTCCCTCGCCCTGACTCTGACCGCCTGTGGCCAGAGCGGCGAGGGTGGCAGTGAGGACAAGGGCGGCAGCACCGAGGGCGCCACCATCGGCATCGCGATGCCGACCAAGTCCTCCGAGCGCTGGATCGCCGACGGCAAGAACGTCGTGACCAACCTCGAGAAGATGGGCTACAAGACCAAGCTCGTCTACGGCGAGGACGACCCGGACCAGCAGGTCGGCCAGATCGAGAACCTGATCACGCAGGGCGTGAAGGCCCTCATCGTCGCCGCCATCGACAACAAGTCGATGAACAACGTGCTCCAGCAGGCCGCCGACGCCGACATCCCGGTCATCTCCTACGACCGCCTGATCCTCGGCACGAAGAACGTCGACTACTACGCGTCCTTCGACAACGAGAAGGTCGGCGAGCTCCAGGGCAACTACATCCTGGAGAAGCTCGGCCTGAAGGACGGCTCCAAGAAGGGCCCCTTCAACATCGAGCTGTTCGCCGGCTCCAACGACGACAACAACACGCGCTACTTCTTCCAGGGCGCCATGAACGTCCTGCAGCCCTACATCGACAAGAAGCAGCTCGTCGTCAAGTCCGGCCAGACCCAGCTGAACCAGGTCACCACCCTGCGCTGGGACGGCGGCACCGCCCAGAAGCGCATGGACGACATCCTGACCTCGGCGTACAAGAGCGACCCCGTGGACGCCGTCCTCTCCCCCTACGACGGCATCTCCATCGGCATCCTGTCCGCGCTGAAGTCGGACGACTACGGGTCCAAGAGCAAGCCGCTGCCGATCGTCACCGGCCAGGACGCCGAGGTCGCCTCGGTGAAGTCGATCATCGCCGGTGACCAGTCGATGACCGTGTACAAGGACACCCGTGAGCTGGCCAAGGTCGCCTCGAACATGGTCGACGCGCTGCTGAAGGACAAGAAGCCCGAGGTCAACGACACCAAGACCTACGACAACGGCTCGAAGGTCGTCCCCGCCTACCTGCTGGAGCCGGTCAGCGTCGACAAGTCGAACTACAAGGAGACCGTCGTCGACTCCGGCTACATCAAGGAGAGCGACCTCAAGTAG
- the mmsA gene encoding multiple monosaccharide ABC transporter ATP-binding protein: MAGPVLEMRSIVKTFPGVKALSDVTLTVQQGEVHAICGENGAGKSTLMKVLSGVHPHGSYDGDILFEGEPCEFKDIRASEQRGIVIIHQELALSPYLSLAENIFLGNEHAKRGFIDWRETLRHATELLRRVGLSDHPDTRVADIGVGKQQLVEIAKALSKKVKLLILDEPTAALNDEDSDKLLDLILELKKQGITSIIISHKLNEIRKVADSVTIIRDGQTIETLDVKAAETTEDRIISGMVGRDLEHRFPERTPHEPEQGSSPALEIRNWTVHHPIDQQRKVVDDVSVQVRRGEIVGIAGLMGAGRTELAMSVFGRTYGRYSGGTVLKDGKEIRTRTVPEAVDNGIAYVTEDRKHYGLNLIDTINRNISLSALSKVAKAGVVDEHEERKVAERFRTSMNIKAPTVFEPVGKLSGGNQQKVVLSKWIFAGPDVLILDEPTRGIDVGAKYEIYTVIDKLAAEGKAVVFISSELPELLGMCDRIYTMAAGRLTGEFSRAEATQESLMRQMTKDKEVTR, translated from the coding sequence ATGGCGGGACCCGTCCTGGAAATGCGCTCGATCGTCAAGACCTTTCCCGGCGTCAAAGCGCTGTCGGACGTCACACTGACCGTCCAGCAGGGCGAGGTCCATGCCATCTGCGGCGAGAACGGCGCCGGCAAGTCGACCCTCATGAAGGTCCTCTCCGGCGTCCACCCGCACGGCAGCTACGACGGCGACATCCTCTTCGAGGGTGAGCCCTGCGAGTTCAAGGACATCAGGGCCAGCGAGCAGCGCGGCATCGTCATCATCCACCAGGAGCTGGCGCTGTCGCCGTACCTCTCCCTCGCGGAGAACATCTTCCTCGGCAACGAGCACGCCAAGCGCGGGTTCATCGACTGGCGGGAGACGCTGCGGCACGCCACCGAGCTGCTGCGCAGGGTGGGGCTCTCCGACCACCCGGACACCCGCGTCGCCGACATCGGCGTGGGCAAGCAGCAGCTCGTGGAGATCGCCAAGGCGCTCTCGAAGAAGGTGAAGCTCCTCATCCTGGACGAGCCGACGGCCGCCCTGAACGACGAGGACAGCGACAAACTCCTGGATCTCATCCTGGAGTTGAAGAAGCAGGGCATCACCTCGATCATCATTTCCCACAAGCTGAACGAGATCCGCAAGGTCGCCGACTCGGTGACGATCATCCGCGACGGCCAGACCATCGAGACCCTCGACGTGAAGGCCGCGGAGACCACCGAGGACCGGATCATCAGCGGCATGGTGGGGCGCGACCTGGAGCACCGCTTCCCGGAGCGCACCCCGCACGAGCCGGAGCAGGGCTCCTCGCCCGCCCTGGAGATCCGCAACTGGACCGTGCACCACCCGATCGACCAGCAGCGCAAGGTCGTCGACGACGTGTCGGTCCAGGTGCGGCGCGGTGAGATCGTCGGCATCGCGGGCCTCATGGGCGCCGGCCGTACGGAACTGGCGATGAGCGTCTTCGGCCGCACCTACGGCCGCTACAGCGGCGGCACGGTCCTCAAGGACGGCAAGGAGATCCGTACCAGGACCGTCCCCGAGGCGGTCGACAACGGTATCGCCTACGTCACCGAGGACCGCAAGCACTACGGTCTCAACCTCATCGACACCATCAACCGCAACATCTCGCTCAGCGCGCTGAGCAAGGTCGCCAAGGCCGGGGTGGTCGACGAGCACGAGGAGCGCAAGGTCGCCGAGCGCTTCCGCACGTCCATGAACATCAAGGCGCCGACCGTCTTCGAGCCGGTGGGCAAGCTGTCCGGCGGCAACCAGCAGAAGGTCGTCCTCAGCAAGTGGATCTTCGCGGGTCCCGATGTGCTGATCCTGGACGAGCCGACCCGCGGGATCGACGTCGGCGCCAAGTACGAGATCTACACGGTCATCGACAAGCTGGCGGCGGAGGGCAAGGCGGTCGTCTTCATCTCCTCCGAGCTGCCGGAACTGCTCGGGATGTGCGACCGCATCTACACGATGGCCGCAGGAAGGCTGACGGGTGAGTTCTCGCGTGCCGAGGCCACGCAGGAATCGCTGATGCGTCAGATGACGAAGGACAAAGAGGTAACCCGATGA
- the mmsB gene encoding multiple monosaccharide ABC transporter permease has protein sequence MSTDVTAKSPAPAPPGKSGTAAGGGLLQLVLDGMRRNMRQYGMLIALGLIVALFAVWTDGDLLLPRNVSNLVLQNSYILILAIGMMLVIIAGHIDLSVGSLTAFIGSMAAVFMVDNDLPWPLAVLLCLAVGAAAGAAQGFFIAYLGIPSFIVTLAGMLVFRGLTEIFLKGQTLGPFPEGLQKVANGFLPEVGPDTNYHNLTLLLGFAVIAFVVLQEFRDRRRQQEFALDVPPMNLFVLKLVAISAALLTVTMLLASYKGAPIVLLILGALVVGFGYVMRNAIIGRHIYAIGGNLPAAKLSGVKDKKVTFLIFLNMGMMAALAGLVFAARFNAASPKAGLNFELEAIAASFIGGASMSGGVGTVLGAIIGGVVLGVLNNGMNLVGIGTDWQQVIKGLVLLAAVGFDVWNKRKGGN, from the coding sequence ATGAGCACCGATGTGACCGCCAAGAGCCCGGCCCCCGCGCCGCCCGGCAAGAGCGGGACGGCGGCGGGCGGCGGCCTGCTCCAGCTGGTACTGGACGGCATGCGCCGCAACATGCGGCAGTACGGCATGCTGATCGCCCTCGGCCTGATCGTGGCGCTGTTCGCGGTGTGGACCGACGGTGACCTGCTGCTGCCGCGCAACGTCTCCAACCTGGTGCTGCAGAACAGCTACATCCTGATCCTCGCGATCGGCATGATGCTGGTCATCATCGCGGGCCACATCGACCTGTCCGTGGGCTCCCTGACCGCGTTCATCGGCTCGATGGCCGCCGTCTTCATGGTCGACAACGACCTGCCGTGGCCGCTGGCCGTGCTGCTGTGTCTGGCCGTGGGCGCCGCCGCGGGTGCCGCGCAGGGCTTCTTCATCGCGTATCTCGGCATACCGTCGTTCATCGTGACCCTCGCGGGCATGCTCGTCTTCCGCGGTCTCACCGAGATCTTCCTCAAGGGCCAGACCCTCGGCCCGTTCCCGGAGGGCCTGCAGAAGGTCGCCAACGGCTTCCTCCCCGAGGTCGGCCCGGACACCAACTACCACAACCTGACGCTGCTGCTGGGCTTCGCCGTCATCGCCTTCGTGGTCCTCCAGGAGTTCCGCGACCGGCGCCGGCAGCAGGAGTTCGCGCTCGACGTGCCGCCGATGAACCTGTTCGTCCTCAAGCTCGTCGCGATCTCCGCCGCCCTGCTCACCGTCACCATGCTGCTCGCCAGCTACAAGGGCGCCCCGATCGTCCTGCTGATCCTCGGCGCGCTGGTCGTCGGCTTCGGTTACGTGATGCGCAACGCGATCATCGGCCGCCACATCTACGCCATCGGCGGCAACCTGCCCGCCGCCAAGCTGTCCGGTGTGAAGGACAAGAAGGTCACCTTCCTGATCTTCCTGAACATGGGCATGATGGCCGCGCTGGCCGGTCTGGTCTTCGCCGCCCGCTTCAACGCGGCGTCCCCGAAGGCGGGCCTCAACTTCGAGCTGGAGGCCATCGCGGCCTCGTTCATCGGCGGCGCGTCGATGAGCGGCGGCGTCGGCACCGTGCTCGGCGCGATCATCGGTGGTGTCGTCCTCGGTGTCCTCAACAACGGTATGAACCTCGTCGGCATCGGCACCGACTGGCAGCAGGTCATCAAGGGCCTCGTCCTGCTGGCGGCCGTCGGATTCGACGTGTGGAACAAGCGCAAGGGCGGCAACTGA
- a CDS encoding aldose epimerase family protein, with the protein MKELFGKLADGTEIHRWSLENGGTRLKVLSYGGIVQSLETPDRDGRYANISLNFDSIEDYVAGSPYFGALIGRYGNRIGAGRFTLDGATHELPANDGANSLHGGTHGFDRAVWDVEPFTDGPDVGLRLSYTSPDGEMGYPGTLTVQVLYTLTERGEWRIDYTATTDRTTVVNLTHHVYWNLAGEGSGPVHDHRLTIPAARYTPVDSGLIPLGEPAEVAGTPFDFRTDKAVGDDLRRADPQLLHAKGFDHNWVLDKGVTAEPEWAATLTDPASGRTLRISTTEPGLQFYSGNFLDGTLVGASGRVYRQGDALCLETQHFPDSPNQPSYPSTVLRPGQTYRSTTVHAFG; encoded by the coding sequence GTGAAGGAACTCTTCGGCAAGCTCGCCGACGGCACCGAGATCCACCGCTGGTCGCTGGAGAACGGCGGCACCCGTCTCAAGGTCCTGTCCTACGGCGGAATCGTGCAGTCCCTGGAGACCCCGGACCGCGACGGCCGGTACGCGAACATCTCGCTGAACTTCGACAGCATCGAGGACTACGTCGCCGGATCGCCCTACTTCGGCGCGCTGATCGGCCGCTACGGCAACCGGATCGGCGCCGGGCGCTTCACGCTGGACGGCGCGACCCACGAACTACCCGCCAACGACGGCGCGAACAGCCTGCACGGCGGGACGCACGGCTTCGACCGCGCCGTGTGGGACGTCGAGCCGTTCACGGACGGCCCGGACGTGGGTCTGCGGCTGTCGTACACCAGCCCCGACGGCGAGATGGGCTACCCCGGCACCCTGACCGTCCAGGTCCTCTACACACTCACCGAGCGGGGCGAGTGGCGGATCGACTACACGGCGACCACGGACCGGACCACCGTCGTCAACCTCACCCACCACGTGTACTGGAACCTCGCGGGCGAGGGCAGCGGCCCGGTCCACGACCACCGGCTGACCATCCCCGCCGCCCGCTACACCCCCGTCGACTCCGGCCTGATCCCCCTCGGCGAGCCGGCCGAGGTCGCGGGCACCCCCTTCGACTTCCGAACGGACAAGGCGGTCGGCGACGACCTGCGCAGGGCCGATCCGCAACTGCTGCACGCCAAGGGGTTCGACCACAACTGGGTCCTGGACAAGGGCGTCACGGCCGAGCCGGAATGGGCCGCCACCCTCACCGACCCGGCGTCCGGCCGCACCCTGCGGATCTCCACGACCGAGCCGGGGCTGCAGTTCTACTCCGGGAACTTCCTGGACGGCACGCTCGTGGGAGCCTCCGGGAGGGTCTACCGGCAGGGCGACGCGCTGTGCCTGGAGACCCAGCACTTCCCCGACTCGCCGAACCAGCCGTCGTACCCGTCGACCGTGCTGCGCCCCGGGCAGACGTACCGGTCCACGACGGTCCACGCGTTCGGCTGA
- a CDS encoding pyridoxal phosphate-dependent aminotransferase, with the protein MSDNVTSLFRSTAAHSPSMAALTREGGDGVGPVDFCIPCNPYFPTPAMFDDMASRLRDIITYYPSSADTITAELCNLLQLPPQCVAMGNGSTELITWLDHLMVRESLAVPVPTFGRWTDQPMETGKRVDMFPLQESSGFALDLAQYAEFIRARGTRVAVICNPNNPDGGFLHRHALVQFMDAMADLDLIVIDESFLEFADAESEPSTVQDAVMRPNVVVLRSLGKNFGLHGIRFGYLVANPALAGKVRSMLPKWNLNSFAEHVVFMLKNHGPEYMESLHQVRRDRLDMARQLSALPGLTVYPSQGNFLFVRLPVGAEGTVVRDRLLTEHRVLVRECGNKVGSSSRFLRLVVRPQVDVRRLVSGLESVLYGSRRGAAVPELGTGTSYSSGTAAVDRLMSETNGTGMHNLAAQAMSMPAPAPASSMQFASPAPAPVPAAASMQFASPAPTPVPAAASMQFASPAPAPAAPMQFPNPAPAPAPMPAPMPMPMPVPAQAPMPAAPAAAMPVPGLQPVAQTGMPGLATAAQGRRTMGAAQGLTAAQVRGRTQPDPLEEPQGWPAAGAVYNQVG; encoded by the coding sequence ATGTCCGACAACGTCACCTCGCTGTTCCGCAGCACCGCGGCGCACAGCCCCTCGATGGCTGCGCTGACGCGTGAGGGCGGCGACGGGGTGGGGCCGGTGGACTTCTGTATCCCGTGCAATCCGTACTTCCCCACTCCCGCCATGTTCGACGACATGGCGAGCAGACTGCGCGACATCATCACGTACTACCCGAGCAGCGCCGACACCATCACGGCCGAGCTGTGTAATCTGCTCCAACTGCCGCCGCAGTGCGTGGCGATGGGCAACGGCTCGACCGAACTCATCACCTGGCTCGACCATCTGATGGTCCGTGAGTCACTCGCCGTGCCCGTCCCCACCTTCGGCCGCTGGACCGACCAGCCGATGGAGACCGGCAAGCGGGTCGACATGTTCCCGCTCCAGGAGTCCAGCGGCTTCGCCCTCGACCTCGCGCAGTACGCCGAGTTCATCCGGGCCCGGGGCACCCGGGTCGCCGTCATCTGCAACCCGAACAACCCCGACGGCGGCTTCCTGCACCGGCACGCGCTGGTGCAGTTCATGGACGCGATGGCCGACCTGGACCTGATCGTCATCGACGAGTCGTTCCTGGAGTTCGCCGACGCCGAGTCCGAGCCGTCCACGGTGCAGGACGCGGTCATGCGGCCCAACGTGGTCGTGCTGCGCAGCCTCGGCAAGAACTTCGGCCTGCACGGCATCCGCTTCGGCTACCTGGTCGCCAACCCGGCGCTCGCCGGCAAGGTCCGCTCGATGCTGCCGAAGTGGAACCTCAACTCCTTCGCCGAGCACGTGGTGTTCATGCTGAAGAACCACGGCCCCGAGTACATGGAGAGTCTGCACCAGGTCCGCCGCGACCGGCTGGACATGGCCCGCCAGCTCTCCGCCCTCCCCGGGCTGACGGTCTACCCGTCGCAGGGGAACTTCCTCTTCGTGCGCCTGCCCGTGGGCGCCGAGGGCACCGTGGTCCGCGACCGGCTCCTCACCGAGCACCGGGTCCTGGTCCGCGAGTGCGGCAACAAGGTCGGCTCGTCCAGTCGCTTCCTGCGACTCGTGGTCCGGCCCCAGGTGGACGTGCGTCGCCTGGTGTCCGGCCTGGAGTCGGTTCTCTACGGGTCCAGGAGGGGAGCCGCCGTACCCGAGCTGGGCACCGGGACCAGCTACAGCTCGGGTACGGCGGCCGTGGACCGGCTGATGAGCGAGACCAACGGCACCGGGATGCACAATCTCGCGGCGCAGGCCATGAGCATGCCCGCCCCGGCGCCCGCGTCCTCCATGCAGTTCGCCTCCCCCGCTCCGGCGCCCGTTCCCGCCGCCGCGTCCATGCAGTTCGCCTCCCCCGCCCCGACGCCCGTCCCCGCCGCCGCGTCCATGCAGTTCGCCTCCCCCGCCCCGGCGCCCGCCGCGCCGATGCAGTTCCCGAACCCGGCACCCGCTCCGGCCCCGATGCCGGCTCCGATGCCGATGCCGATGCCGGTTCCCGCGCAGGCCCCGATGCCCGCCGCACCGGCCGCCGCCATGCCGGTCCCCGGCCTGCAGCCCGTCGCCCAGACCGGCATGCCCGGCCTCGCGACCGCCGCCCAGGGCCGCCGCACGATGGGCGCGGCCCAGGGTCTCACCGCCGCCCAGGTACGCGGCCGCACCCAGCCGGACCCCCTGGAGGAGCCGCAGGGGTGGCCCGCGGCGGGGGCGGTCTACAACCAGGTGGGGTGA
- a CDS encoding ABC transporter substrate-binding protein, translated as MAVTAVLGLAVGLSGCGGSADAESKPVSLTVVATNYGDSVRKNSEGYWDRVTLAFGAEHPGIDVDVRVYGPDEVDKKVAELVERGEAPDIVQTDSYSEYAARDLLYSADEVLSVPVQASFVSSLANAGEMDRAQYGLPFTASTRLLYYNKDLFERAGLKPPKTWDQLLAAARALKAQGVKYPIAVPLGPEEAEAETLMWLLAGDGGYTDSTNRYDIASPANVATLTWLKENLVGEGLTGPVAPGELNRREAVDAFLTGDAAMVNAPLSLVRQIADSSDSVPYDAVPLPSRDGKETPTMGTADWVFAFKNDDRRAAIGQFLDFLYTDKYVTEQAAQYELLPVTTSAADAMRADKAHRALWSGLDTLQNLRLYPVAETNWSAVAATIRKRIGKAVAPDGSPREVLESIAKVTK; from the coding sequence GTGGCGGTCACGGCCGTGCTGGGGCTCGCGGTCGGCCTGTCCGGCTGCGGCGGCAGCGCGGACGCGGAGTCGAAACCGGTCTCCCTGACCGTCGTCGCGACCAACTACGGCGACAGCGTCCGCAAGAACTCCGAGGGCTACTGGGACCGCGTCACCCTGGCGTTCGGCGCCGAACACCCCGGCATCGACGTGGACGTGCGGGTCTACGGCCCGGACGAGGTCGACAAGAAGGTCGCGGAGCTGGTCGAGCGGGGCGAGGCTCCCGACATCGTGCAGACGGACAGCTACTCCGAGTATGCCGCCCGGGACCTCCTCTACAGCGCGGACGAGGTGTTGTCCGTCCCGGTGCAGGCCTCGTTCGTGAGCAGCCTCGCGAACGCCGGGGAGATGGACCGGGCGCAGTACGGCCTGCCGTTCACCGCGAGCACCCGGCTGCTCTACTACAACAAGGACCTGTTCGAGCGGGCGGGCCTGAAGCCACCGAAGACCTGGGACCAACTCCTCGCCGCCGCAAGGGCGTTGAAGGCGCAGGGGGTGAAGTACCCGATCGCCGTGCCGCTGGGGCCGGAGGAGGCGGAGGCCGAGACGCTGATGTGGCTGCTGGCCGGCGACGGCGGCTACACCGACTCCACCAACCGCTACGACATCGCCTCCCCCGCCAACGTGGCGACCCTGACCTGGCTGAAGGAGAACCTGGTCGGCGAGGGACTGACCGGCCCGGTCGCGCCCGGCGAGCTGAACCGCCGGGAGGCCGTGGACGCCTTCCTCACCGGTGACGCGGCCATGGTCAACGCCCCGCTGTCGCTGGTCCGCCAGATCGCGGACTCCTCCGACTCCGTGCCCTACGACGCCGTGCCGCTGCCGAGCCGCGACGGCAAGGAGACGCCCACGATGGGCACCGCGGACTGGGTCTTCGCCTTCAAGAACGACGACCGTCGCGCCGCCATCGGGCAGTTCCTCGACTTCCTCTACACCGACAAGTACGTGACCGAGCAGGCCGCCCAGTACGAACTGCTCCCCGTCACCACCTCCGCCGCCGACGCCATGCGGGCCGACAAGGCGCACCGGGCGCTGTGGAGCGGCCTCGACACCCTGCAGAACCTCCGCCTCTACCCCGTCGCCGAGACCAACTGGTCGGCGGTGGCCGCGACCATCCGCAAGCGGATCGGCAAGGCGGTGGCGCCGGACGGCAGCCCGCGGGAGGTGCTGGAGTCGATCGCGAAGGTGACGAAGTAG
- a CDS encoding ATP-binding protein yields MPGGETDSGTGTIGGPSGDSPDHAHGTLLLKRHFTGENLPLVRAQVEDTAAAAGLCGVRLGEFTLAVSEIAANAVEHAGGQGRLELRRLAHELECRITDNGPGFTPTLPELLPGLGTCPGRGLWLAHLVTDRMTVTTDITGTGAEVTLAVRLG; encoded by the coding sequence ATGCCGGGCGGGGAGACGGACAGCGGTACAGGAACGATCGGCGGCCCGAGCGGCGACAGCCCGGACCATGCCCACGGAACACTCCTGCTGAAGCGCCACTTCACGGGCGAGAACCTCCCCCTGGTGCGCGCTCAGGTGGAGGACACGGCCGCGGCGGCCGGTCTGTGCGGCGTACGGCTCGGCGAGTTCACCCTCGCGGTCAGCGAGATCGCCGCCAACGCGGTCGAGCACGCCGGCGGCCAGGGCCGCCTCGAACTCCGCCGCCTGGCCCACGAACTGGAGTGCCGCATCACCGACAACGGCCCCGGCTTCACCCCCACCCTCCCCGAACTCCTCCCCGGCCTCGGCACCTGCCCCGGCCGCGGCCTCTGGCTGGCCCACCTGGTCACGGACCGCATGACGGTGACGACGGACATCACGGGGACGGGGGCCGAGGTGACGTTGGCCGTGCGGCTGGGGTGA
- a CDS encoding RrF2 family transcriptional regulator, whose product MRISARADYAVRAVLEVAVRQDSGPVKAEVIATVQEIPHKFLEGILGDLRRGGLVTSRRGGSGGYRLAREAAAITVADVIRAVDGPIVSVRGERPTGLTYTGSAEPLLPLWIALRASVRRILEGVTVADIAAGTLPDPVKNLAAEPAAWENP is encoded by the coding sequence ATGAGGATCTCGGCACGGGCGGACTACGCCGTACGCGCGGTACTGGAAGTCGCCGTACGGCAGGACAGCGGCCCGGTGAAGGCGGAAGTCATCGCGACCGTCCAGGAGATTCCGCACAAGTTCCTGGAGGGCATCCTCGGCGATCTGCGGCGAGGCGGCCTGGTCACCAGCAGGCGGGGCGGCAGCGGCGGGTACCGGCTCGCGCGCGAAGCCGCCGCCATCACCGTCGCCGACGTGATCCGTGCCGTCGACGGCCCGATCGTGTCGGTACGCGGCGAACGCCCCACCGGCCTCACCTACACCGGCTCCGCCGAACCGCTGCTCCCCCTGTGGATCGCCCTGCGGGCCAGCGTCCGCCGCATCCTGGAGGGCGTCACGGTGGCCGACATCGCGGCCGGCACCCTCCCCGATCCGGTGAAGAACCTGGCGGCGGAACCGGCGGCCTGGGAAAACCCGTGA
- a CDS encoding alpha-N-arabinofuranosidase, translated as MTRTARFTLDPAFKVGEVNPRLFGSFVEHLGRCVYTGIFEPGHPAADEAGLRTDVLEMIRELGVTTIRYPGGNFVSGYKWEDSVGPVEDRPRRLDLAWRSTETNRFGLSEYIAFLKKIGPQAEPMMALNLGTRGVAEALELQEYANHPAGTALSDLRAAHGDKDPFGITLWCLGNEMDGPWQTGHKTATEYGRIAAETARAMRQIDPGVELVACGSSSQSMPTFAEWEATVLTETYDLVDHISLHAYYQPEDGDIDSFLASAVDMESFIENVVATADHVGAKLKSKKKINLSFDEWNVWYISKWHEIENSGERDWAQAPRLLEDNYSVMDAVVFGSLLIALLRHADRVTVACLAQLVNVIAPIMTEPGGPAWRQTTFFPFAQAAKYGRGEVLDVRVDSPTYGTKKYGEADLLHATAVRAEDGSVTVFAVNRGRTDALPLEGALNGLELTRIVEHSVLADTDPDARNTLTDPERVAPHAGAGAALRDGVLSVVLEPLSWNVIRLG; from the coding sequence ATGACCCGCACCGCGCGCTTCACCCTCGACCCCGCGTTCAAGGTCGGCGAGGTCAACCCCCGACTCTTCGGCTCCTTCGTCGAGCACCTCGGCCGCTGCGTCTACACGGGCATCTTCGAGCCGGGCCACCCCGCGGCGGACGAGGCGGGTCTGCGCACCGACGTACTGGAAATGATCCGTGAGCTGGGCGTCACCACGATCCGCTACCCCGGCGGCAACTTCGTCTCCGGCTACAAGTGGGAGGACTCCGTCGGCCCCGTCGAGGACCGCCCCCGCCGCCTCGACCTCGCCTGGCGCTCCACCGAGACCAACCGCTTCGGCCTGTCCGAGTACATCGCCTTCCTGAAGAAGATCGGCCCGCAGGCCGAGCCCATGATGGCCCTCAACCTCGGCACCCGAGGCGTCGCCGAGGCCCTCGAACTCCAGGAGTACGCCAACCACCCCGCCGGCACCGCCCTGTCCGACCTCCGCGCGGCCCACGGCGACAAGGACCCCTTCGGCATCACCCTCTGGTGTCTGGGCAACGAGATGGACGGCCCCTGGCAGACCGGCCACAAGACGGCGACCGAGTACGGCCGTATCGCCGCCGAGACCGCCCGCGCGATGCGCCAGATCGACCCGGGCGTCGAACTCGTCGCCTGCGGCTCCTCCAGCCAGTCCATGCCGACGTTCGCCGAGTGGGAGGCGACGGTCCTGACGGAGACGTACGACCTCGTCGACCACATCTCCCTGCACGCCTACTACCAGCCCGAGGACGGCGACATCGACTCCTTCCTCGCCTCCGCCGTCGACATGGAGTCCTTCATCGAGAACGTGGTCGCCACCGCCGACCACGTGGGCGCGAAACTCAAGTCCAAGAAGAAGATCAACCTCTCCTTCGACGAGTGGAACGTCTGGTACATCTCCAAGTGGCACGAGATCGAGAACTCCGGCGAGCGGGACTGGGCGCAGGCCCCCCGCCTGCTGGAGGACAACTACAGCGTCATGGACGCGGTCGTCTTCGGCTCCCTGCTCATCGCGCTGCTCCGGCACGCCGACCGCGTCACCGTCGCCTGCCTCGCCCAGCTCGTCAACGTCATCGCCCCGATCATGACCGAGCCGGGCGGCCCCGCCTGGCGGCAGACGACGTTCTTCCCCTTCGCGCAGGCCGCGAAGTACGGCCGGGGCGAGGTGCTCGACGTACGGGTGGACTCGCCGACGTACGGGACGAAGAAGTACGGCGAGGCGGATCTGCTGCACGCGACGGCGGTGCGGGCCGAGGACGGTTCGGTGACCGTGTTCGCGGTCAACCGGGGTCGTACGGACGCCCTGCCGCTCGAAGGCGCCCTGAACGGACTGGAGTTGACCCGGATCGTCGAGCACAGCGTGCTGGCCGACACGGACCCGGACGCACGCAACACTCTCACGGACCCCGAGCGGGTCGCTCCGCACGCGGGTGCGGGGGCTGCGCTGCGGGACGGCGTACTGAGCGTGGTCCTGGAGCCGCTGTCGTGGAACGTCATCCGGCTGGGCTGA